The DNA region NNNNNNNNNNNNNNNNNNNNNNNNNNNNNNNNNNNNNNNNNNNNNNNNNNNNNNNNNNNNNNNNNNNNNNNNNNNNNNNNNNNNNNNNNNNNNNNNNNNNNNNNNNNNNNNNNNNNNNNNNNNNNNNNNNNNNNNNNNNNNNNNNNNNNNNNNNNNNNNNNNNNNNNNNNNNNNNNNNNNNNNNNNNNNNNNNNNNNNNNNNNNNNNNNNNNNNNNNNNNNNNNNNNNNNNNNNNNNNNNNNNNNNNNNNNNNNNNNNNNNNNNNNNNNNNNNNNNNNNNNNNNNNNNNNNNNNNNNNNNNNNNNNNNNNNNNNNNNNNNNNNNNNNNNNNNNNNNNNNNNNNNNNNNNNNNNNNNNNNNNNNNNNNNNNNNNNNNNNNNNNNNNNNNNNNNNNNNNNNNNNNNNNNNNNNNNNNNNNNNNNNNNNNNNNNNNNNNNNNNNNNNNNNNNNNNNNNNNNNNNNNNNNNNNNNNNNNNNNNNNNNNNNNNNNNNNNNNNNNNNNNNNNNNNNNNNNNNNNNNNNNNNNNNNNNNNNNNNNNNNNNNNNNNNNNNNNNNNNNNNNNNNNNNNNNNNNNNNNNNNNNNNNNNNNNNNNNNNNNNNNNNNNNNNNNNNNNNNNNNNNNNNNNNNNNNNNNNNNNNNNNNNNNNNNNNNNNNNNNNNNNNNNNNNNNNNNNNNNNNNNNNNNNNNNNNNNNNNNNNNNNNNNNNNNNNNNNNNNNNNNNNNNNNNNNNNNNNNNNNNNNNNNNNNNNNNNNNNNNNNNNNNNNNNNNNNNNNNNNNNNNNNNNNNNNNNNNNNNNNNNNNNNNNNNNNNNNNNNNNNNNNNNNNNNNNNNNNNNNNNNNNNNNNNNNNNNNNNNNNNNNNNNNNNNNNNNNNNNNNNNNNNNNNNNNNNNNNNNNNNNNNNNNNNNNNNNNNNNNNNNNNNNNNNNNNNNNNNNNNNNNNNNNNNNNNNNNNNNNNNNNNNNNNNNNNNNNNNNNNNNNNNNNNNNNNNNNNNNNNNNNNNNNNNNNNNNNNNNNNNNNNNNNNNNNNNNNNNNNNNNNNNNNNNNNNNNNNNNNNNNNNNNNNNNNNNNNNNNNNNNNNNNNNNNNNNNNNNNNNNNNNNNNNNNNNNNNNNNNNNNNNNNNNNNNNNNNNNNNNNNNNNNNNNNNNNNNNNNNNNNNNNNNNNNNNNNNNNNNNNNNNNNNNNNNNNNNNNNNNNNNNNNNNNNNNNNNNNNNNNNNNNNNNNNNNNNNNNNNNNNNNNNNNNNNNNNNNNNNNNNNNNNNNNNNNNNNNNNNNNNNNNNNNNNNNNNNNNNNNNNNNNNNNNNNNNNNNNNNNNNNNNNNNNNNNNNNNNNNNNNNNNNNNNNNNNNNNNNNNNNNNNNNNNNNNNNNNNNNNNNNNNNNNNNNNNNNNNNNNNNNNNNNNNNNNNNNNNNNNNNNNNNNNNNNNNNNNNNNNNNNNNNNNNNNNNNNNNNNNNNNNNNNNNNNNNNNNNNNNNNNNNNNNNNNNNNNNNNNNNNNNNNNNNNNNNNNNNNNNNNNNNNNNNNNNNNNNNNNNNNNNNNNNNNNNNNNNNNNNNNNNNNNatcctattacaatatcaatccttgcgcttcagcttccattaatttcgacgacactttgaatcttaacttactggtcttgtaatttatgtcatcttttaacaccgtatatattagtaatagatggacaatagttgaatcttgttccaacataATTATCAACAGTAATGGATTACatacaatgaaaaatgggGCTGGCTTTAATTCGTAGATTACTGTTTATTTGCATAGTAAGCCGCCCCCACAATTTTTTATGAGTATGACAGCAAGAAGACTTGGATTATActtcttttatatttaacCAGTCTCACAGTTCTGAAGGAACaatcaataaaaacaagCGCAAGTGGTTTAGTGGTAAAATCCAACGTTGCCATCGTTGGGCCCCCGGTTCGATTCCGGGCTTGcgcatttatttttgttttttgcttCGAACATACAATAAACCTTGAAGTCAATTAGATATATCTTTTGATATTGTTAAAGCCTATTTACATCgaataaataaatgaatCATAAAATGCATGAATGCATTCAGTATTAAATAAATTTGGGTTGTGCTTTCAAAAGCTGGGCAAGAAAGTTACCAGAATTTCCACCAACTGCCGTGCTTGTTCTCtacaattttctttgtgtTCTCTTCAGTCTCGGATCTTAACTGAGAAAGTTCGTTCCTGATTCTAGATAGTTCCTCCTTCTGTACTTCCTCCGCCCTTACTTTGGCGAAATGGTCTCTACTTTGAACGTTATCGCCCTTTCTTTCCCATGGTGATTGAAGAGGGCCTGTTTTCCAAATAGGATCGTCGCTCTGGGAAGTCTCTTGGACGATCTTCATTAAAGCCCGCTGCTCTGCCTGACGTAAGTTTTTCTCCCTCTCATATTGTAAACGTAATTCAGGAGAAAGTTGGCTGATTAGCTGTTCGTCTGTTGGTGTGGTATACTTGAAAAGCAATGCTCCTCCTCCAATAACTGCACCACCGATTGCGTAGACTTTCAACCAACGTACCCACAATGGTCTTTCCATGACTAGATAGATCTTACGTTGCCTTTATTTTGCGGTTATTGCTTGTACAGGATTTATCGCCTACTATACAGATGTTAATATCTGTATTAGTCAAAATACCCCGGCAGagatgagaaaaaaaggatctTAGAAAACTGAAATGTGCGCTAAGCTAGAAAAAGGCTTAAGCCCCgtaaaataataaaagcTTTGTTAATTCACTTGACTTGGTCTTGAAATATATGAAAACTTATCATTTTGACCAGATATTTTCACATATGATTCTGTTTGCGAGGTAGGGAGGCTTTGCATTGTGCTCTCTTAACACACTAAGCGATATGCTACGGAAAAATATCATCGACGATTGATAGCCGGACATGGTTTTCAATGCATATTCTGATTTCTACCGCACTCCATCAATCTCTCCATTTTACTAAAGAACTCAAAGTTGAGGTACGGCAATCATGGATTTCGATATAATAATGAtgtataatttttttttctctttaaaaaatatgtaaaataaataagtaataaataaaaaaaaataatgtgTTTATCGTAATGTACTGTACAAGCCTCCTAAACTGGCATCcctaaaaaaagaaaatggtgCAGCTTTATGTTTGACGTTTTTATcctttctccttttctcGGTTAGAATTAACCAATCAATTCACCAAACAAGAATGGAGTGAATACCCTAATAGCTGTGATTAAGATCATGATACCTTCCAATAAGGCCATTGGCAACCCTAAGAAACCGCGTTCTTCCATGTTCAAGTAAATGGTATAGAAGGCAACGGCGAAGAAGATTCTGGTTAACAACAAAGGCTTTGGTAAGACACCAGACAAAAATTCAACCGGCTTGTTGACACAGTCTCCACCTCTTTGGAAGTATTTGAAACAACCCTTTTGAAGAGCCTTCAAGTTATCGCTATCAGCGGCAAACAACGAGTACAAAGCGACTGATAAAACGTTGATAACAGAGTCGTAACTCTTTCTTTCGAAATGGTAGTCTAGTAATTCATCCAAAACCTTTTCACGGTCACTGAAGTCTAGTTCACCAATCTTCTTGATCAACAAGACAACGTCATGCAAACCAACAGTCATACCACCACCGGTCAATGGGTGTCTCATGTTAAGGGCATCACCGATAACACACATACCTGTGACATCGTTTTGTCTGGCTGGCAAGTAGGAGTTTGGCATGGCTCTAAATTTACCTTGGCTGACGGCTTCGTCAAAGGAAGGACGTAGACTCTTTGGAATGAAAGGCTGAACATCCTTAATCATCCAGCTCTTGATATCGGCTGGGACCTTTGGAGAGTTGTAAGCACAAAGAATTCTTGTTTCCTCTGGGCTAATTTGATAAACCAAGATTGGCATGTGTTCGCTACCAAGGATAACGTGACCGTGCATGGGAGCAGGGTTCTTAGCGTTGAATAGGGACATACCAACGAAGGAGGAACCGACAGTTGGGACATGGTCTGGATGCAATTCCTTTCTGAAACGGGAAAAGATACCATCACAAACAAAGGTCAAGTGAGCCTTGAACTCCACTTTACCACGGCCATCAATGTCAATCTTTGCACCGACAACCTCGTTCTTTTcgtctttcaaaatgtcAATACAGTTACCTTGCACTCTAGTGACGTTTGGTTCTTGAGCAGTAATGCTTCTTAAGTTGTTCAAGAATCTACCATGAACGAAAGCAACACCTCTTTCcctttcatcatcttcgtaATCCTTGATGTGAATAGTGCTGTCCTCCAAAACCTTGTCGTTACCGTCTTTGACCAAatcctttaatttttcaaccttAGCGATATCGGCCTTGTAAGGATATGGAATGTCGACCTGTTCACCGTCATAGAAAACAGTGTAACCGGTAACTGGGTATGCCTCAATGTTGTTGATGGATTGTACCATACCCAAACTTCTCAAGGCCCTGACACCACCAGGCTGCATCAATTCACCAACGATTCTGTCTGGCATAGCCCAATCACGCTCAACGATAAGGACTTTCTTACCCTTTCTTGCTAAACCAGTAGCAACACAAGGACCGATAACACCAGCACCGATGACAATGGCATCGTACGTGACTGTGTTGTCAGCATTAATTAACTCAGGCGCAACGTTTATAGCAGACATTACCTTTTCGTTGTATATAttattggttttttttattcaattgtTCGGAATAACCTGTATTGTGTAATACTCGACAATTGTtctgatatatatatatatatatattccagttgaaaaaaagaaaagagaaaaaaaacagaaaactGGAAGAACAGAGAGAGAAACTGAACAATActaggaaagaaaaaaaagcatagAAACACATAATAGATTAAATACAAAACATTTGTACATGCGAGGCAAGAATACTATTGTCTGCGAAGACTTATAACCGACCGAGAGCAGCCACGGCATGCATCAACTACGAGCGTATTGTGTTATATCAGCTCTGTCCGATATACCGCCTATTTGCTGTACGAGCCCGTCCGAGCTATACGAGACCCGCGACGGCAGTATCGCATCCAAGCGACGCAAATTCGCCGATGGCGTGGTAGAAAACGTCGCAGAACGACTCCCATTCGCCCCGATTCCGTAGAGTGCCCTGAACTACGCTCATGTCCATGTTCATACCACCAACGTTTGTGGAGCAGACGTTTAGGCCAAACGCAAATCTCAAGGCGCCTGCAGACTGTGAGAATATTAGGTCGCGGGCGTAGTACGGCTTGGTCGTATCTTGCCTGACAAACCCTGTGTTGCTGATGATGGCACCGC from Saccharomyces eubayanus strain FM1318 chromosome VII, whole genome shotgun sequence includes:
- the ERG1 gene encoding squalene monooxygenase; its protein translation is MSAINVAPELINADNTVTYDAIVIGAGVIGPCVATGLARKGKKVLIVERDWAMPDRIVGELMQPGGVRALRSLGMVQSINNIEAYPVTGYTVFYDGEQVDIPYPYKADIAKVEKLKDLVKDGNDKVLEDSTIHIKDYEDDERERGVAFVHGRFLNNLRSITAQEPNVTRVQGNCIDILKDEKNEVVGAKIDIDGRGKVEFKAHLTFVCDGIFSRFRKELHPDHVPTVGSSFVGMSLFNAKNPAPMHGHVILGSEHMPILVYQISPEETRILCAYNSPKVPADIKSWMIKDVQPFIPKSLRPSFDEAVSQGKFRAMPNSYLPARQNDVTGMCVIGDALNMRHPLTGGGMTVGLHDVVLLIKKIGELDFSDREKVLDELLDYHFERKSYDSVINVLSVALYSLFAADSDNLKALQKGCFKYFQRGGDCVNKPVEFLSGVLPKPLLLTRIFFAVAFYTIYLNMEERGFLGLPMALLEGIMILITAIRVFTPFLFGELIG
- the CBP4 gene encoding Cbp4p; translation: MERPLWVRWLKVYAIGGAVIGGGALLFKYTTPTDEQLISQLSPELRLQYEREKNLRQAEQRALMKIVQETSQSDDPIWKTGPLQSPWERKGDNVQSRDHFAKVRAEEVQKEELSRIRNELSQLRSETEENTKKIVENKHGSWWKFW